In Novosphingobium sp. P6W, a genomic segment contains:
- a CDS encoding class I adenylate-forming enzyme family protein, with amino-acid sequence MLDSAVGRAADRIALVDGAVRMSYQSLSAAVQQTATVFATKGIRQGSRIGLLLANRADFVVALLAGARLGAICVPMNIRQKRPETAHMLADSGASLLVYEADLYGDIPDSAEVPAVQHRISISDDARIWNLAIDDEEFLPSGPVDEDDPVCILYTSGTTGRPKGAVLTHFGVVTSCIGAVDAMGLADGEVAVLTVPLSHVTGIVLNLMTVLHVAGTIVLQRTFKAKQFIDIARIEAMTYSSLVPAMLVLCLREPGHAMSDLRSWRVCAFGGAPMPASVVAELAMSNPGLSLCNIYGATETTSPSVIMPAAEATNRRGHVGVPLPYCDLFILDEHGHEIKPGERGEIWIAGPHVVSRYWNNESADAAEFSGGFWRSGDIGAMDDDGFVQLHDRSKDVINRGGYKIYSVEVENALMAHPGVIEVAVVGRPCPVLGERVHAFVVLGADADADALRQWCAERLSDYKVPDRVEVMAGSLPRNANGKVLKRDLRIMLSGRST; translated from the coding sequence ATGCTGGATTCCGCGGTGGGGAGGGCGGCGGACCGGATTGCCTTGGTCGATGGGGCGGTTCGGATGTCCTACCAAAGCCTATCGGCTGCTGTGCAGCAAACAGCCACCGTGTTCGCAACTAAGGGGATCCGCCAGGGGTCGAGGATAGGACTGCTTCTGGCAAACCGCGCCGATTTCGTTGTGGCCTTGCTGGCCGGAGCTCGGCTGGGCGCAATCTGCGTGCCAATGAATATCCGGCAGAAGCGGCCGGAGACGGCGCATATGCTCGCAGACTCCGGCGCGAGCCTCCTAGTTTACGAAGCGGACTTGTACGGGGACATTCCGGACAGCGCCGAAGTTCCTGCAGTGCAGCACCGCATCTCGATCAGTGACGACGCTCGGATCTGGAACCTGGCAATCGACGACGAGGAGTTTTTACCATCCGGGCCCGTCGACGAGGACGATCCGGTGTGCATCCTCTACACGTCCGGCACTACCGGGCGGCCCAAGGGGGCGGTCCTCACTCATTTCGGCGTGGTCACCAGTTGCATAGGCGCCGTCGATGCGATGGGGCTGGCTGATGGCGAAGTGGCCGTCCTCACTGTCCCGCTCTCCCATGTTACAGGCATAGTGCTCAACCTGATGACCGTTCTTCACGTTGCTGGAACGATCGTCCTCCAGCGGACGTTCAAAGCGAAGCAATTTATCGATATCGCGCGAATAGAAGCAATGACGTACTCCAGCCTCGTACCTGCGATGCTGGTTTTGTGCCTGCGAGAACCGGGTCATGCCATGTCTGACCTTAGGTCGTGGCGGGTCTGCGCGTTTGGCGGCGCTCCGATGCCCGCCAGTGTCGTGGCGGAATTGGCAATGAGTAACCCAGGCCTGAGCCTTTGCAACATCTACGGTGCCACTGAAACAACGTCGCCGTCCGTGATAATGCCGGCTGCGGAAGCGACCAACCGTCGGGGTCACGTCGGCGTCCCATTGCCCTATTGCGATCTCTTCATTTTGGACGAGCACGGCCATGAAATTAAGCCGGGTGAACGGGGCGAGATATGGATAGCGGGGCCCCATGTCGTTTCTCGGTATTGGAACAACGAAAGCGCTGATGCGGCAGAATTCTCTGGCGGTTTCTGGCGGTCGGGCGACATCGGAGCGATGGACGATGATGGCTTCGTTCAGCTGCACGATCGCAGCAAGGACGTCATCAACCGTGGGGGCTACAAAATCTATTCAGTCGAAGTGGAAAACGCTCTTATGGCGCACCCGGGAGTGATCGAAGTCGCAGTGGTCGGCCGGCCGTGCCCCGTGCTCGGTGAACGCGTCCATGCGTTTGTAGTTCTTGGGGCGGATGCCGATGCAGATGCCTTGCGACAATGGTGTGCAGAGCGCCTTTCGGACTACAAGGTGCCTGACCGGGTGGAAGTGATGGCGGGGTCACTTCCCCGCAACGCCAACGGCAAAGTCCTGAAGCGAGATTTGCGGATTATGCTTTCGGGCAGATCGACCTGA
- a CDS encoding GntR family transcriptional regulator, with protein sequence MSEIGATASDKVYLGIMRDLEDRRMVPGQRLIETDLASKYGVGRNAVREAMQRLATRGIADLKPFHSPAIRFLDDAEVLEVLDVAEYMTALTARSAALGFDSQTHERILADAVGQLAECTAGSLPVYFGRARRRFYRALLQIGGNRELQRIFPAVGMHLVFSQFHSPQLQTVRLTDYKRISDAVVCRDGDAAEAAGREHTRAVRKIVCQLMEARSEDRLRRTPGPAGEVPDVSPEAR encoded by the coding sequence GTGAGCGAGATTGGAGCGACAGCGTCCGATAAGGTTTACCTTGGCATCATGCGGGACTTGGAAGACCGCAGAATGGTGCCGGGACAGCGGCTGATCGAGACCGATCTCGCGTCAAAATATGGGGTTGGACGCAATGCCGTCCGAGAGGCGATGCAACGTCTCGCCACTCGCGGTATTGCAGACCTGAAGCCCTTCCACTCCCCGGCAATCCGGTTTCTGGACGATGCCGAGGTCCTGGAAGTACTCGACGTGGCCGAGTACATGACGGCGTTGACCGCGCGTTCGGCTGCGCTCGGTTTCGATTCGCAGACGCACGAACGCATTCTCGCGGATGCCGTTGGGCAACTAGCTGAATGCACCGCAGGTAGCCTACCAGTATATTTCGGCCGCGCAAGACGTCGCTTCTATCGCGCTTTGCTGCAGATTGGAGGAAATAGGGAACTGCAGCGGATATTCCCTGCTGTCGGAATGCATCTCGTCTTTTCACAGTTCCACTCGCCGCAGCTGCAGACAGTGCGTCTCACGGACTACAAGCGGATCAGCGACGCGGTAGTATGCCGGGACGGCGACGCCGCCGAGGCAGCGGGCCGGGAACACACGCGCGCGGTCAGAAAGATCGTCTGCCAGCTGATGGAGGCTCGTAGCGAAGATCGCCTCCGCCGTACGCCGGGACCAGCCGGCGAAGTGCCTGACGTATCACCCGAGGCCAGATAG